The proteins below come from a single Canis aureus isolate CA01 chromosome 14, VMU_Caureus_v.1.0, whole genome shotgun sequence genomic window:
- the KCNV1 gene encoding potassium voltage-gated channel subfamily V member 1 — protein sequence MELPPRGRAPPDSPLDSCSLTSLESSVFCSEGEGEPLALGDCFTVNVGGSRFVLSQQALSCFPHTRLGKLAVVVASCRRRGALAAVPSPLELCDDANPVDNEYFFDRSSQAFRYVLHYYRTGRLHVMEQLCALSFLQEIQYWGIDELSIDSCCRDRYFRRKELSETLDFKKDTEDQESQHESEQDFSQGPCPTVRQKLWNILEKPGSSTAARIFGVISIIFVVVSIVNMALMSAELSWLDLQLLEILEYVCISWFTGEFVLRFLCVRDRCRFLRKVPNIIDLLAILPFYITLLVESLSGSQTTQELENVGRIVQVLRLLRALRMLKLGRHSTGLRSLGMTITQCYEEVGLLLLFLSVGISIFSTVEYFAEQSIPDTTFTSVPCAWWWATTSMTTVGYGDIRPDTTTGKIVAFMCILSGILVLALPIAIINDRFSACYFTLKLKEAAVRQREALKKLTKNIATDSYISVNLRDVYARSIMEMLRLKGRERASTRSSGGDDFWF from the exons ATGGAGCTGCCTCCCCGAGGGCGGGCGCCGCCGGACTCGCCGCTGGACAGCTGCTCCCTGACCTCGCTGGAGTCCAGCGTCTTCTGCAGCGAGGGCGAAGGGGAGCCCCTGGCGCTCGGGGACTGCTTCACGGTCAACGTGGGCGGCAGCCGCTTCGTGCTCTCGCAGCAGGCGCTGTCCTGCTTCCCGCACACGCGCCTCGGGAAGCTGGCCGTGGTGGTGGCGTCGTGCCGCCGCCGCGGGGCCCTGGCCGCCGTGCCCAGCCCGCTGGAGCTCTGCGACGACGCCAACCCGGTGGACAACGAGTACTTCTTCGACCGCAGCTCGCAAGCTTTCCGCTACGTCTTGCACTACTACCGCACCGGCCGCCTGCACGTCATGGAGCAGCTGTGCGCGCTCTCCTTCCTTCAGGAGATCCAGTACTGGGGCATCGACGAGCTCAGCATCGACTCCTGCTGCAGGGACAG ATACTTCAGAAGAAAGGAGCTGAGTGAAACGTTAGACTTTAAGAAAGACACGGAAGACCAGGAAAGTCAACATGAGAGTGAACAGGACTTCTCACAAGGACCTTGTCCCACTGTCCGCCAGAAGCTCTGGAACATCCTGGAGAAACCTGGATCTTCCACAGCTGCTCGAATCTTTGGGGTCATCTCCATCATCTTTGTGGTGGTGTCCATCGTCAACATGGCCCTGATGTCAGCTGAATTAAGCTGGCTGGACCTGCAGCTGCTGGAGATCCTGGAGTATGTGTGTATTAGCTGGTTCACCGGGGAGTTTGTCCTGCGCTTCCTGTGCGTGCGGGACAGGTGCCGCTTCCTGAGAAAGGTGCCAAACATCATAGACCTCCTTGCCATCTTGCCCTTCTACATCACTCTTCTGGTAGAGAGCCTGAGTGGGAGCCAGACGACACAGGAGCTGGAAAATGTGGGGCGCATTGTGCAGGTTTTGAGGCTGCTCAGGGCTCTGCGCATGCTAAAGCTGGGCAGACATTCCACAG GATTACGCTCGCTCGGGATGACGATCACCCAGTGTTACGAAGAAGTCGGCCTACTGCTCCTATTTCTGTCTGTGGGAATTTCTATATTTTCAACTGTGGAATATTTTGCTGAGCAAAGCATTCCTGACACAACCTTCACAAGCGTCCCCTGTGCGTGGTGGTGGGCCACAACATCCATGACTACAGTAGGCTATGGGGACATTAGACCAGACACCACCACAGGCAAAATCGTGGCCTTCATGTGTATATTATCAGGAATCCTTGTCTTGGCCTTGCCTATCGCTATTATTAATGACCGCTTCTCCGCTTGCTATTTCACCTTAAAGCTGAAGGAAGCTGCTGTTAGACAGCGTGAAGCGCTGAAGAAGCTGACCAAGAATATAGCCACTGATTCATACATCAGTGTTAACTTGAGAGATGTCTATGCCCGGAGTATCATGGAGATGCTTCGgttaaaaggcagagaaagggcaAGTACTAGGAGCAGTGGAGGAGATGATTTCTGGTTTTGA